TCCCCCAAAATGCAACCGCCGCCGGGAAAAACATGGTCGGATATCAGCGTTGCGAAAATAATGCAATCGATATCCGCAGCCTGCAAGCCGGCATTTTCCAACGCCATTTGGGCTGCGGCATGCGACATGCTGCCGATAGTGTCGTTTTCTGTCATCCAACGCCTGGTTACAATGCCGGTGCGCTCCTGAATCCATTCGTCGGATGTCTCCATTAATTTTTCCAAATCATTATTTGTAACCACTCGATCGGGCAGATAATGTCCTAATCCGATAATTGCTGCATTTTTCATTGGATTTCCCCTGCGTCGCGTTTTCAAACTATTGTTTTTTAATGCGTTACAACTGCGTACCAAAATATAATAAAAATTGATGACAACCGCGAACAATCAAACCATCGATTTTCGCGTCAATCTTTCCAACATATCTCTGGTCATCGCATCCAACGAAAAATCCGGTTGCCAACCCCAATCTTTCCGGGCGTTCGAATCATCAATGGAATGCGGCCAGGATTCGGCAATCTGCTGCCGGAAATCGGGTTTGTAATCGCAATTGAATCCCGGTGTGTATTTTTGGATCGATTCAGTGATTTGGGCGGGTGTTAGCGAAAGTGCATGAACATTGTAATTTCTGCGGGACAATTGGTTTGCCGGGGCATCCGCCAAATCCAGAATCGCTTTGATCGCATCCGGCATATACATGAACGGCAGTGGCGTTTGCTGTGCGATAAACGAGGTGCATTTCTGCTTCTGCGATGCGGCAATATACATCTCAACTGCAAAATCGGTTGTGCCGCCGCCGGGCAGCGTTTCTGCACTGATGATGCCGGGATAGCGCAGCGATCGCGTATCGATACCATATTTGTGGTGATAATATTGCATCAGTTTTTCGCCGGCAACTTTGGTTACGCCATACATTGTGGAAGGATTGAGCGCCACATCGTCCGGCGTTTTGTCCTTTGGCGCATCGCTGCCGAATACCGCGATAGTGCTCGGCGCCAGCACTTTTTCAACGGATTTTCGGCGGGCAACTTCCAAAATATTCATCAATCCCTGCAAATTTACTTCGTAAGCCATTTGCGGATTTTGCTCACCATAGGCAGATAAAATAGCCGCCATGTGAAAAATGGTATCGATATCATTTTCGACAACCAGTTTTGCCGTCATGTGCGCATCGAGAACATTTAAATATTTGAAATGACTAAACTTACGGACCATTGCGGTGGGCTTTTGAATATCTGTCGCGATAACTTTTTCCGGACCAAAACGTTTGCCTAATGCCACAACCAGTTCCGATCCGATCTGCCCGCACGCACCTGTAACAAGAATTTGCTTCATGAAATTTCCTATCAGTTAATAAAATGTCGCAGCTTGAAAAGATCATTAAAAAATGGCGTATATTCAAGGAATTGTTGAAATTTTAAACCGTACGCATATAATATTTCCGTCATAAATATAAGAAATTTGAGCATAATGTTGATAATGAATTGTCGAATCCCGTTGCGCCCGGTAAGCCCGGAATCACCCGCAAAATATGCCCTTCGCTTTCGCACCCGGTTGCATTCAGCAGGAAAAATGAGTATGTTAAAGCTGACAAACAGATGAGGCAGTTATGTTAGGCTTTAGATTTTCCGATTTTCAACCGGCTGAAGATAGTGCATCTCAATTTGAAAAATTGCTGGATTTGTTTATGCAAATTTTGACAAAAGTGTCCGGTGATGTTGCCGAAGCGCTCCATTGGCTAAATTTGCTGGACAATAAATATAAATTGACCGACGAAGATTATGGAATGGGCGATTTTATTCAGGATTTGAAAGATAAAGGCTATATAAAAGAAGAAGAACCGGGCAGCGAGCATTTTCGGTTGACCGCCAAATCTGAACAAACCATTCGACAACGGTCGCTGGAAGAAATTTTCGGTAAATTGAAAAAAGCCCAACGCGGCTCGCACAGAACATCGTTTTCCGGTTTGGGCGATGAGCCGACAACCGATCGCAGAAGTTACCAATTTGGCGACAGCATCGAACAGATTGCCATGACCGATAGTTTGCGAAATGCCCAAATTCATCACGGTATTGGAAATTTTCGGATGACCGAAGATGATCTCGAAGTTGTTGAAAATGAGTATAAAACCCAAACGTCTACAGTTTTGATGATTGATATTTCCCATTCGATGATTTTGTATGGGGAGGATCGCATCACGCCCGCAAAAAAAGTTGCCATGGCACTGGCGGAGCTGATTACCAAACGCTACCCGAAAGATACGCTAGATATCATCACATTTGGGAACGATGCCCAGCAAATCGAAATCAAGGATTTGCCATATCTGGAAGTTGGTCCCTACCACACAAACACGGTCGCCGGGCTGGAGTTGGCGATGGATATTTTGCGGCGTCGCAAAAATCCCAATAAACAGATTTTTATGATTACCGATGGCAAGCCAACCTGTTTAAAGGAAGGCTTGAATTATTACAAAAATGCCTTCGGGCTGGACCGGAAAATTGTTAACCGGACCTTGCGGCTTGCCGGGCAATGCCGTAGATTAAATATTGTAATTACGACATTTATGATTGCCAACGACCCGTATTTACAGCAGTTTGTGCGAGATTTTACCCAGGTGAATAACGGCCGTGCATTTTATTCCTCGCTCAATGGTCTCGGTGAATATTTGTTTGAGGACTACGTTCGCAACCGCCGACGCCGGTTACGTTAGATCTTTTAGTTTACCCATCGAATAAATGAATTGGAATTGAACAAAAATCATAAATAATCCAACTTTTTAGTGAAAAATCTAATACATAGACGGATTTAAATTTCGAGATAGCTATTTTATTATTTGAATTTCGTACATAAATTTTGTTTGATTTTCCCTTTTTTAAATGAATTTATTTTTGTAAAATTTTGAGTTATTGTAACGATATGTCCCCATAAAACCATTATTTAAAGGAGCTTAAGCAATGAGTAAATTTGATGAAGCATTAGAACGCTATCAAGGTGAAATGTCCAAATTGGGAATCAAATGCGATGTAGATTTGTTGAAAAAAGTAGCTAAAGGTTTAGGACCGTCCATCTACAACGAAGATTCCTCCAAAGTATCCTGCTCAGACAAAGAAGAATTAGCCCGCGTTAAAAACAATTTTCTGTTGAAAAAACTGGGGATGAAAGACAGCCCGGCATTGGATGCTGCAATTCAGGATGTTTGCCAGCAGCTCGGCAGTGCGAACCGCAATAAATTCCGTGCAATGTTTTATTATTTGTTGGTCAAAAAATTAGGCAAAGAGTCGTTTTACGCTTAATTGTTCATAACATTTTTCAATTAAAAAAGGTTTGATGATTTCATTTCATCAAACCTTTTTTTTAAATCGAATGTAATCAATTGCTTACAGCTCGCAATATTCGCCGTCATCTGCCAAGTTCCGGCAGGGGTAGCGCCAATCATCATCGGGTTCGCCAAATAGTGCGCGCGCCTCCAGCGGCCCCCAGGTTCCTGCGGGATAGCCATAAACCGGGATGTCCGGATTGTTTTCCCACGCCTTCAAAATCGGGTCGACAAACTTCCAGCATGCTTCCACAGCATCACTGCGTGCGAACAGCGTTGCGTCGCCGAGCATGCAATCCAGCAACAGCCGTTCGTAAGCCTGCGGAACGTAAGCATCTGCTATATCTTTATAATGAAAATCCATGTTGACAGTTTTTACATCGAAACCGCTGCCGGGTAATTTCATGTTAAATTTCAGCAAAATACCCTCATCCGGCTGAATTCTTATGATCAGTTTATTACACTCACTGTAAACCGTGCTGGATTGAGAAAATAGTTTGTGGGGCATCTTTTTAAAATGGATCACCACTTCGGTAACGCGGGTTGGTAGGCGTTTGCCGGTTCGAACATAAAACGGCACACCAGCCCAGCGCCAGTTGTCCACAAAAAATTTCACCCCCACATAAGTTGGGGTGCGGGAATCTTCCGGAACGCCTTTTTCCTGCCGATAGCCAAGCTGTTTTTCGCCTCGAACCGTGGCGTTCACATATTGTCCGCGAACAACAAATTTTGGCACATCTGCCTCGCTGATCGGGCGTAATGACTGAAATACTTTGATCGTTTCGTTGCGAACCGCTTCGTCGTTGAATCGCGCCGGTGGTTCCATCGCAACCATTCCCACAACTTGCAGCAAATGGTTCTGGAACATATCGCGCAGTGCGCCGGAGCCGTCGTAATAGCCGCCACGGCTACCCACACCGATATCTTCCGCAGATGTAATCTCGATATGATCCACATAATTGTTATTCCACAACGGTTCGAAAATGCCGTTGGCAAAGCGGAAAACCAGCAGATTTTGAACGGTTTCTTTTCCGAGATAATGATCGATCCGGTAAATCTGGCTTTCATTAAAATGGGTGTGCAGGCTGTTGTTCAATTCCCGGGCTGTTTCAAGATCGTAGCCAAATGGTTTTTCGACGATCAGCCGCCGCCAGCCGCTATCTTCTTCGCTCAATCCCATTTGCGCCAATCCTTTGGAAATATCGCCAAATAAAAATGGGGGAACGGATAGGTAAAAAAGATAGTTTCCGCAACATTCAAATTCGTTATCCACTGCCAACAATTTTTTATGCAGTTGATTGTAAGCGTTGTAATCTTTGAAATCCAGCGCGGTGTAATACAGTCGATCCAAAAATTCTTGCGTTTTTTGGTCGCTGGTTTCGGGATCGCGGGCAAATGTGTTGGCGCCTTCGAGCATTTTGGCGCGGAATTCTTCATCGGTCATTTCTGCGCGGCTGGTGCCCAAAATGGCAAATTTTTCCGGCAGCAACCCGCGTTCAAATAAATTGAATAACCCCGGAATGAGTTTTCGATAGGTCAGATCGCCGGATGCACCAAAAATTACCATAATACAGTTTTGAGGTTTTTCCATAATTTTTCCTTTTTTCCGGGTTATTTGCGTTTGACGGCATGTCCGCCAAACTGGTTGCGCAATGCCGCCAGCACTTTGTTGCCGAACGATTCTTCCTGACGGGAGCGGAATCGGGCAAACAGTGAATGGGTAATTACCGGTGCAGGTACGTCAAAATCGATGGCAGCCTGCACAGTCCAGCGACCTTCGCCGCTATCCGGCACAAAATCTTTGATGCTCTCCAGTTTCGGATCGTCGGCAAAGGCGCGCTCCGCCAATTCCAGCAACCACGAGCGTACCACGCTGCCATATTGCCAAACGTTGGAAATGGCTCGCAAATCCAGGTCATACGGCGATTTTTCCATAATTTCAAAGCCTTCGGCGTAAGCCTGCATCATGCCGTATTCGATGCCGTTGTGCACCATTTTCACGAAATGCCCGGAACCGCTCGGACCGCAATGCAGGTAACCGTTTTCTGGTGCCAACGTTTTCAACGCCGGTTCAATGTGCTGGCAAGCTTCTTTTTCGCCGCCATACATCAGGCAATAGCCGTTTGCGAGTCCCCAAACGCCGCCGCTGGTGCCGCAATCGATATATTTGATCCCTTTTTCATTCAAATCTTCCGCGCGTTTGCGGGTGTCGTGCCAGTTGGAATTGCCGCCATCCACAATAATATCGCCGGCCGAAAGGTGGGGCAACAAGCTCTGAATAACCCTGTCGACGATCTCGCCCGCAGGAACCATCATCCAAACCACTTTTCTTCCGGGAAGTTTGCCGGTGAGATCCTGCATGTCTTTTGCCGCAATCGCGCCATTGGTTACGGCCTCTTTCACCGCATCCGCATTCAAATCGAAAACGACAACTTCGTGACCATCGCGTATCAGCCGGGTGGTCATATTTCCACCCATTTTGCCCAAACCGATCATGGCTATTTTCATTTTGGCTCCTTTGTCAAAGTTTTAGAGTTTTCAGATAAAAGAATAACGAATCTTTGCTGCGTGCGCAAATGCAGAAAAAATTGTTACTG
The window above is part of the Calditrichia bacterium genome. Proteins encoded here:
- a CDS encoding NAD-dependent epimerase/dehydratase family protein; the encoded protein is MKQILVTGACGQIGSELVVALGKRFGPEKVIATDIQKPTAMVRKFSHFKYLNVLDAHMTAKLVVENDIDTIFHMAAILSAYGEQNPQMAYEVNLQGLMNILEVARRKSVEKVLAPSTIAVFGSDAPKDKTPDDVALNPSTMYGVTKVAGEKLMQYYHHKYGIDTRSLRYPGIISAETLPGGGTTDFAVEMYIAASQKQKCTSFIAQQTPLPFMYMPDAIKAILDLADAPANQLSRRNYNVHALSLTPAQITESIQKYTPGFNCDYKPDFRQQIAESWPHSIDDSNARKDWGWQPDFSLDAMTRDMLERLTRKSMV
- a CDS encoding VWA domain-containing protein, with protein sequence MLGFRFSDFQPAEDSASQFEKLLDLFMQILTKVSGDVAEALHWLNLLDNKYKLTDEDYGMGDFIQDLKDKGYIKEEEPGSEHFRLTAKSEQTIRQRSLEEIFGKLKKAQRGSHRTSFSGLGDEPTTDRRSYQFGDSIEQIAMTDSLRNAQIHHGIGNFRMTEDDLEVVENEYKTQTSTVLMIDISHSMILYGEDRITPAKKVAMALAELITKRYPKDTLDIITFGNDAQQIEIKDLPYLEVGPYHTNTVAGLELAMDILRRRKNPNKQIFMITDGKPTCLKEGLNYYKNAFGLDRKIVNRTLRLAGQCRRLNIVITTFMIANDPYLQQFVRDFTQVNNGRAFYSSLNGLGEYLFEDYVRNRRRRLR
- a CDS encoding DUF2853 family protein translates to MSKFDEALERYQGEMSKLGIKCDVDLLKKVAKGLGPSIYNEDSSKVSCSDKEELARVKNNFLLKKLGMKDSPALDAAIQDVCQQLGSANRNKFRAMFYYLLVKKLGKESFYA
- a CDS encoding glucose-6-phosphate dehydrogenase; translated protein: MEKPQNCIMVIFGASGDLTYRKLIPGLFNLFERGLLPEKFAILGTSRAEMTDEEFRAKMLEGANTFARDPETSDQKTQEFLDRLYYTALDFKDYNAYNQLHKKLLAVDNEFECCGNYLFYLSVPPFLFGDISKGLAQMGLSEEDSGWRRLIVEKPFGYDLETARELNNSLHTHFNESQIYRIDHYLGKETVQNLLVFRFANGIFEPLWNNNYVDHIEITSAEDIGVGSRGGYYDGSGALRDMFQNHLLQVVGMVAMEPPARFNDEAVRNETIKVFQSLRPISEADVPKFVVRGQYVNATVRGEKQLGYRQEKGVPEDSRTPTYVGVKFFVDNWRWAGVPFYVRTGKRLPTRVTEVVIHFKKMPHKLFSQSSTVYSECNKLIIRIQPDEGILLKFNMKLPGSGFDVKTVNMDFHYKDIADAYVPQAYERLLLDCMLGDATLFARSDAVEACWKFVDPILKAWENNPDIPVYGYPAGTWGPLEARALFGEPDDDWRYPCRNLADDGEYCEL
- the gnd gene encoding decarboxylating 6-phosphogluconate dehydrogenase, which produces MKIAMIGLGKMGGNMTTRLIRDGHEVVVFDLNADAVKEAVTNGAIAAKDMQDLTGKLPGRKVVWMMVPAGEIVDRVIQSLLPHLSAGDIIVDGGNSNWHDTRKRAEDLNEKGIKYIDCGTSGGVWGLANGYCLMYGGEKEACQHIEPALKTLAPENGYLHCGPSGSGHFVKMVHNGIEYGMMQAYAEGFEIMEKSPYDLDLRAISNVWQYGSVVRSWLLELAERAFADDPKLESIKDFVPDSGEGRWTVQAAIDFDVPAPVITHSLFARFRSRQEESFGNKVLAALRNQFGGHAVKRK